A single genomic interval of Dehalococcoidia bacterium harbors:
- a CDS encoding Lrp/AsnC family transcriptional regulator, which produces MNNKAISPRMDYVYDELDLMLVRELEVDARQTTRNLAAKLGVSITTVTNRIRKMVDTKAIAFCTISDPPSLGYEVRVVLGIKTTPGTSTSVAKDLARCRNVQTTSLTTGRYDVVVYALLRNNQDLLDWVSGELGQIANIIAAEQMIILKLVKNSYMYLRGDTTLREEIAPRCLDESELKLIQQLELSPRESISDLGEKIGMSRQTTAKKLKALLEEKIIRVVSMANLPAFGFVAGVYVFLRVKLDRIVSVAHTLTADTRISDISIITGRFNLMLHMTFRSVEEMSRFLTGELGSIPGVIDQETMIQIGRAHLSFRLIR; this is translated from the coding sequence ATGAACAACAAAGCCATATCTCCTCGTATGGACTACGTCTACGATGAGCTGGACCTGATGCTTGTCCGGGAACTGGAAGTGGATGCCAGACAAACCACGCGTAATCTTGCTGCCAAGCTGGGCGTAAGTATCACCACCGTAACCAACAGAATCCGGAAGATGGTTGATACCAAGGCAATTGCATTTTGCACCATAAGCGATCCCCCTTCCCTTGGATATGAAGTCAGGGTAGTCCTGGGTATAAAAACCACACCCGGAACATCCACCAGCGTTGCAAAGGACCTGGCGCGTTGCAGAAACGTTCAAACTACCAGCCTGACCACGGGCCGCTACGACGTTGTGGTATACGCTTTACTTCGCAACAACCAGGACCTGCTCGACTGGGTCAGCGGTGAATTGGGCCAGATAGCCAACATCATAGCCGCCGAACAGATGATTATCCTGAAACTGGTCAAAAACTCCTACATGTATTTGCGGGGCGATACCACCCTGCGCGAAGAAATAGCACCCAGGTGTCTTGATGAATCGGAGTTGAAACTGATACAACAGCTGGAATTGAGCCCAAGGGAAAGCATCAGTGATCTGGGAGAGAAGATCGGCATGAGCAGGCAAACAACGGCCAAAAAGCTTAAGGCACTTCTGGAGGAAAAGATCATAAGGGTGGTCAGTATGGCCAATCTCCCGGCGTTTGGGTTTGTTGCCGGTGTCTACGTATTTTTGAGGGTAAAACTTGATAGAATCGTCTCGGTGGCACACACACTGACGGCTGATACCCGAATCTCAGATATCAGCATAATCACCGGCCGGTTCAATCTGATGCTGCACATGACCTTCCGCAGTGTGGAAGAAATGTCCCGCTTTCTAACCGGCGAGCTAGGCAGCATCCCAGGCGTTATCGATCAGGAAACGATGATTCAAATAGGACGAGCGCACCTCTCCTTTCGCTTGATACGATGA
- a CDS encoding NAD(P)/FAD-dependent oxidoreductase: MKSSEFDVIVVGAGPGGSAAAKKCARNGLKVLLLERYKLPRHKVCAGWIMGSFSKKIVAREFGEIPQEVLNDPPCLAGFMFHTPDGRCEKVEGSIPQGWRKDIDYWMTKQALDAGTQLWDETPVRHVAQSNDKCTVRLVRQGKETEFSARFIIGADGGRSVVRRCLFPNFEVPSRLTVEHWYKGALKDIDRNYSHDFMYRDSSHNAGGAFPGSLFHLGYKEEFFYVGLTNFAGRWQDNMQKALEVLAQHHGFDLKQEPEWTDACTMPVLHKNLIDGSLRPALGNIMLVGDAAGLLDGEGGGGGIASAAYSGSLAADSIMKSCQEGGKVDAYYLEAMRGIISGVHKMQQSMAGVERLEDNATGAFLQTAMRFAAEAVR, encoded by the coding sequence ATGAAATCATCTGAATTCGATGTGATTGTGGTTGGAGCCGGACCAGGCGGATCGGCAGCAGCCAAGAAATGCGCTCGGAACGGTTTGAAAGTCCTGTTACTCGAAAGGTATAAATTACCCCGGCACAAGGTATGCGCCGGATGGATAATGGGCAGCTTTTCCAAGAAGATCGTGGCCCGAGAGTTTGGTGAAATCCCACAAGAAGTGCTAAACGATCCTCCCTGTTTGGCCGGGTTTATGTTCCACACCCCGGACGGGAGGTGCGAAAAAGTGGAAGGAAGCATCCCTCAGGGCTGGAGAAAGGATATTGACTACTGGATGACGAAACAGGCACTGGATGCAGGCACCCAATTGTGGGATGAGACTCCCGTTCGCCATGTGGCTCAATCTAACGACAAATGTACCGTGAGGTTGGTGAGGCAGGGGAAGGAGACAGAGTTTAGCGCCAGATTTATCATCGGCGCGGATGGTGGCCGATCTGTGGTGAGAAGATGTTTGTTCCCAAATTTTGAAGTGCCATCGAGACTGACAGTGGAGCATTGGTATAAAGGAGCCCTGAAAGATATCGACAGAAACTACTCTCATGATTTCATGTATCGAGATTCATCTCATAATGCCGGCGGCGCTTTCCCCGGCAGCCTGTTCCACCTTGGCTACAAAGAAGAGTTCTTCTATGTCGGTCTAACCAATTTTGCCGGTCGATGGCAGGATAATATGCAAAAGGCTCTTGAAGTTTTGGCCCAACATCACGGGTTTGATTTGAAGCAAGAACCTGAATGGACAGACGCTTGCACTATGCCGGTGTTACATAAGAACCTGATTGACGGTTCTTTGCGTCCTGCCCTGGGTAATATCATGCTGGTGGGCGATGCTGCCGGGTTATTGGATGGAGAGGGAGGAGGGGGAGGTATCGCAAGTGCAGCCTATAGCGGGTCGCTGGCGGCAGACTCTATTATGAAATCCTGCCAGGAAGGCGGAAAGGTAGACGCTTATTATCTGGAAGCGATGCGAGGAATCATTTCGGGGGTCCATAAGATGCAGCAATCTATGGCTGGCGTAGAGCGGCTCGAGGACAACGCCACCGGGGCCTTTTTGCAGACAGCGATGCGATTTGCTGCGGAAGCTGTGAGATGA